The genomic region GGACGGGGACGTCCGGATCGTCCGCTCCGAGGTGCCCTCGCCCGAGTTCAGCCGGTACCTGTACGTCTCGGTCGGCGGCGACGTCCGCTGGACGGACCAGCTGGGCTGGTCGTACGCGCGGTGGCTGGAGCACCTGGAGCGCCCCGGGGTGGAGACGTGGGTGGCGTACGACCGTGGCACGCCCGCGGGGTACGTGGAGCTGGAGGCGCAGGACGACGCGGTCGTGGAGATCCTCCACTTCGGACTGCTCCCCGCTTTCCGCGGCCGGCGCATCGGCGGGCACCTGCTGTCGTACGGCACGGCCCGTGCCTGGGACCTCGCGGACCGCTGGGCGGGACTGACGCCGACGAAGCGGGTCTGGCTGCACACGTGCAGCAAGGACGGCGAGCACGCGATGGCCAACTACCAGCGCCGCGGGTTCAAGCTGTTCGACACCAAGGTCGAGGAGGAACCGGACGTCACCGCTCCGGGGCCGTGGCCTGGGGCGTTCCCCGTCTGACCTGGTCGGACACCCCGGGACGGCCCGGTGTGACCAAGGACACTCACGTCTTGGATACCGAGACATGAGTGTCCGAATCTTGGACGAAGCTGGACTGTGTCCAGATCGCCGTGACACGCTTCCGTCATGCCTGGAACTGGGATTGCCTTGGTGAGTCGACGCCACGTCGACCTCGGCCGCATGTCCAGCGCCATCTGTCCGGCGCGCTGAGAGTACTCACGCAGCGCCCGACATCTCCCTTTCTCGTCTCCTCCCCGCGCAATGACGCGCCCCTATGCCCATGCGCCCGCATGCGCAGGTCAGAGCCGCTTTCCCGCCTGTCCCGAAGGACGTATCAACCATGGCCGCCACCCCGCAGAAGCCTGCCGCCGCGACTCCCCGCCGCAAGGTGAGCCGTCACCGCGGTGAGGGTCAGTGGGCCGCGGGGCACCACACCCCGCTCAACGGCAACGAGCAGTTCAAGAAGGACGACGACGGTCTCAATGTGCGGACACGCATTGAGACGATCTACTCCAAGCGGGGCTTCGACTCGATCGACCCGAACGACCTGCGCGGCCGGATGCGCTGGTGGGGCCTGTACACCCAGCGCCGTCCCGGGATCGACGGCGGCAAAACGGCGGTCCTGGAGCCGGAGGAGCTGGACGACGAGTACTTCATGCTGCGCGTCCGCATCGACGGCGGTGCGCTGACCACCCGGCAGCTCCGGGTCATCGGCGAGATCTCGCAGGAGTTCGCGCGCGGCACGGCCGACATCACCGACCGGCAGAACGTGCAGTACCACTGGATCCGGATCGAGGACGTGCCCGAGATCTGGAACCGGCTGGAGGGCGTCGGCCTGTCCACGGTCACCGCCTGCGGCGACACCCCGCGCGTGATGATCGGCTCGCCCGTCGCCGGGATCGCGGCGGACGAGATCATCGACGCCACGCCGGCGCTGGAGGAGATGAAGCGCCGCGTCCTGAACAACAAGGCGTACTCGAACCTCCCGCGGAAGTTCAAGACCGCGATCTCGGGCTCGCCGCTGCTGGACGTGGTGCACGAGATCAACGACGTCGCGTTCGTCGGCGTCGTCCACCCCGAGCACGGCCCGGGCTTCGACGTGTGGGTCGGCGGCGGCCTGTCCACCAACCCCAAGCTGGGCGTGCGGCTGGGCACCTGGGTGCCGATCGACGAGGTCCCGGACGTCTACGAGGGCGTCATCTCGATCTTCCGTGACTACGGCTACCGCCGGCTGCGCAACCGGGCCCGGCTGAAGTTCCTCGTCGCCGACTGGGGCGCGGAGAAGTTCCGGCAGGTCCTGGAGGACGAGTACCTCAAGCGCAAGCTGGTCGACGGCCCGGCTCCCGAGCAGCCGGTCCAGCAGTGGCGCGACCACATCGGCGTGCACCGGCAGAAGGACGGCCGCTTCTACGTCGGCTTCGCCCCGCGCGTGGGACGCGTCGACGGCGCGACGCTCACGAAGATCGCCGACCTCGCGGAGGCCCACGGCTCGGGCCGGGTGCGCACCACCGTCGAGCAGAAGATGATCGTCCTCGATGTCGAGGAGGACAAGGTCGAGTCGCTCGTCGAGGACCTGGAGGCACTCGACCTGACCGCCCGGCCGTCCTCGTTCCGGCGCGGCACCATGGCCTGCACCGGCATCGAGTTCTGCAAGCTCGCCATCGTCGAGACCAAGCAGCGCGGCTCGCAGCTCATCGACGAGCTGGAGCGCCGTCTGCCGGACTTCGACGAGCCGATCACCATCAACCTCAACGGCTGCCCGAACGCCTGCGCCCGTATCCAGGTGGCGGACATCGGTCTCAAGGGCCAGCTGGTCGTCAACGACCAGGGCGAGCAGGTGGAGGGCTACCAGGTGCACCTGGGCGGCGCGCTCGGCCTGGAGGCGGGCTTCGGCCGCAAGGTGCGCGGTCTGAAGGTCACCTCCGACGAACTGCCCGACTACGTCGAGCGCGTCCTGAAGCGGTTCCAGGCGGAGCGCGAGGACGGCGAGCGGTTCGCCACCTGGGCGGCCCGGGCCAGCGAGGAGGCCCTTTCATGAGCGAACGAGCGGCCCCCTTCTACTGCCCCTACTGCGGTGACGAGGACCTGCGTCCGAGCGAGGCGGGACACGGCGCGTGGGAATGCGCGGCGTGCAGCCGAGCCTTTCAGCTGAAGTTCCTCGGGCTGCTGGCCCAGGGGCTGAAGCGATCCGACACCGGAGGGGCACAGATATGACCACGGTTCAGGAACGACGCACCTCCGAGGACCTCAAGGCACTCGCCGAGCAGGCGGGCCGCGACCTCGAGGACGCCTCCGCGCTGGAGATCCTCCAGTGGGCGGCCGAGACGTTCGGCAAGCGCTTCTGCGTGACCTCCTCGATGGAGGACGCGGTCGTCGCCCACCTCGCCTCCCGGGCGATGCCCGGCGTCGACGTCGTCTTCCTCGACACCGGCTACCACTTCGAGGAGACCATCGGCACCCGTGACGCGGTCGACGCCGTGATGGACGTCAACGTCATCACGCTCACGCCCCGCCAGACGGTCGCCGAGCAGGACGCGGAGTACGGCCCCAGGCTGCACGACCGCAACCCCGACCTGTGCTGCGCGCTGCGCAAGGTCCGGCCGCTGGAGGAGGGCCTGAAGAACTACCAGGCCTGGGCGACCGGGCTGCGCCGCGACGAGTCCCCGACCCGGGCCGGCACCCCGGTCGTCGGCTGGGACGAGAAGCGCCAGAAGGTCAAGATCTCCCCGATCGCCCGCTGGACCCAGGACGACGTGGACGCCTACGTCACCGAACACGGCGTCCTGACGAACCCGCTGCTGATGGACGGCTACGCCTCCGTCGGCTGCGCCCCCTGCACCCGCAGGGTCCTTGAGGGCGAGGACGCGCGCGCCGGCCGCTGGGCGGGCCGCAGCAAGACCGAGTGCGGGCTGCACGGATGACCGCGCCTCGGACACAGACTCCTCAGAAGACTCAGACGATTCAGGAGACCGACGTGACGACCGGAGCCACCGTCTGGCTCACGGGTCTGCCGAGTGCCGGCAAGACCACCATCGCCTACGAGCTGGCCGGCCGGCTCCGCGCCGAGGGCCACCGCGTCGAGGTGCTCGACGGCGACGAGATCCGCGAGTTCATCTCGGCGGGCCTCGGCTTCAGCCGCGAGGACCGGCACACCAACGTGCAGCGCATCGGCTTCGTCGCCGAACTGCTCGCCCGCAACGGCGTGCTCGCCCTCGTCCCGGTCATCGCGCCGTACCAGGACAGCCGCGAGGCGGTGCGCAAGCGGCACCAGACGAACGGCACCGCGTACGTGGAGATCCACGTGGCGACTCCGGTGGAGGTGTGCAGCGAGCGGGACGTGAAGGGTCTGTACGCCAAGCAGGCCGCGGGTGAGCTGAAGGGCCTGACCGGGGTCGACGACCCGTACGAGGCGCCCGAGTCGCCCGATCTGCGCATCGAGTCGCAGAACCAGACCGTGCAGGAGTCCGCTGCGTCCGTGTACGCCCTGCTCAGCGAAAGGGGACTGGCATGACGACCGCCGCCACGGTTTCCGAGGAGACCGACAGCCCGTACGCCCTCTCCCACCTCGATGCTCTTGAGTCGGAGGCGGTGCACATCTTCCGTGAGGTGGCGGGTGAGTTCGAGCGGCCGGTGATCCTGTTCTCCGGTGGCAAGGACTCGATCGTCATGCTGCATCTGGCGCTGAAGGCGTTCCGGCCGGCGTCGGTGCCGTTCTCGCTGCTGCATGTGGACACCGGGCACAACTTCCCCGAGGTCCTGGACTACCGGGACCGTACGGTCGAGAGGCACGGGCTGCGGCTGTATGTGGCGTCGGTGCAGGACTACATCGACCGGGGTGTGCTCAAGGAGCGCCCGGACGGCACCCGCAACCCGCTGCAGACGCTGCCGCTGACGGAGAAGATCCAGGCGGAGAAGTTCGACGCGGTCTTCGGCGGGGGGCGCCGGGATGAGGAGAAGGCCCGGGCCAAGGAGCGGGTGTTCTCGCTGCGGGACGAGTTCTCGCAGTGGGATCCGCGCCGGCAGCGTCCGGAGCTGTGGAACCTCTACAACGGCCGGCATGCCCCGGGTGAGCACGTCCGGGTCTTCCCGTTGTCGAACTGGACCGAGCTGGACGTGTGGCAGTACATCGCCCGTGAGGGCATCGAGCTGCCGGAGATCTACTACGCGCACGAGC from Streptomyces chartreusis NRRL 3882 harbors:
- a CDS encoding GNAT family N-acetyltransferase, producing MTTITVTTWSLEQTAPTDLLPAAAPDGDVRIVRSEVPSPEFSRYLYVSVGGDVRWTDQLGWSYARWLEHLERPGVETWVAYDRGTPAGYVELEAQDDAVVEILHFGLLPAFRGRRIGGHLLSYGTARAWDLADRWAGLTPTKRVWLHTCSKDGEHAMANYQRRGFKLFDTKVEEEPDVTAPGPWPGAFPV
- a CDS encoding putative leader peptide; the encoded protein is MPGTGIALVSRRHVDLGRMSSAICPAR
- a CDS encoding nitrite/sulfite reductase, with the translated sequence MAATPQKPAAATPRRKVSRHRGEGQWAAGHHTPLNGNEQFKKDDDGLNVRTRIETIYSKRGFDSIDPNDLRGRMRWWGLYTQRRPGIDGGKTAVLEPEELDDEYFMLRVRIDGGALTTRQLRVIGEISQEFARGTADITDRQNVQYHWIRIEDVPEIWNRLEGVGLSTVTACGDTPRVMIGSPVAGIAADEIIDATPALEEMKRRVLNNKAYSNLPRKFKTAISGSPLLDVVHEINDVAFVGVVHPEHGPGFDVWVGGGLSTNPKLGVRLGTWVPIDEVPDVYEGVISIFRDYGYRRLRNRARLKFLVADWGAEKFRQVLEDEYLKRKLVDGPAPEQPVQQWRDHIGVHRQKDGRFYVGFAPRVGRVDGATLTKIADLAEAHGSGRVRTTVEQKMIVLDVEEDKVESLVEDLEALDLTARPSSFRRGTMACTGIEFCKLAIVETKQRGSQLIDELERRLPDFDEPITINLNGCPNACARIQVADIGLKGQLVVNDQGEQVEGYQVHLGGALGLEAGFGRKVRGLKVTSDELPDYVERVLKRFQAEREDGERFATWAARASEEALS
- a CDS encoding phosphoadenylyl-sulfate reductase: MTTVQERRTSEDLKALAEQAGRDLEDASALEILQWAAETFGKRFCVTSSMEDAVVAHLASRAMPGVDVVFLDTGYHFEETIGTRDAVDAVMDVNVITLTPRQTVAEQDAEYGPRLHDRNPDLCCALRKVRPLEEGLKNYQAWATGLRRDESPTRAGTPVVGWDEKRQKVKISPIARWTQDDVDAYVTEHGVLTNPLLMDGYASVGCAPCTRRVLEGEDARAGRWAGRSKTECGLHG
- the cysC gene encoding adenylyl-sulfate kinase, giving the protein MTTGATVWLTGLPSAGKTTIAYELAGRLRAEGHRVEVLDGDEIREFISAGLGFSREDRHTNVQRIGFVAELLARNGVLALVPVIAPYQDSREAVRKRHQTNGTAYVEIHVATPVEVCSERDVKGLYAKQAAGELKGLTGVDDPYEAPESPDLRIESQNQTVQESAASVYALLSERGLA
- the cysD gene encoding sulfate adenylyltransferase subunit CysD, with the protein product MTTAATVSEETDSPYALSHLDALESEAVHIFREVAGEFERPVILFSGGKDSIVMLHLALKAFRPASVPFSLLHVDTGHNFPEVLDYRDRTVERHGLRLYVASVQDYIDRGVLKERPDGTRNPLQTLPLTEKIQAEKFDAVFGGGRRDEEKARAKERVFSLRDEFSQWDPRRQRPELWNLYNGRHAPGEHVRVFPLSNWTELDVWQYIAREGIELPEIYYAHEREVFRRSGMWLTAGEWGGPKDGEVVEKRLVRYRTVGDMSCTGAVDSEADTIEKVIVEIAASRLTERGATRADDKMSEAAMEDRKREGYF